A genomic window from Verrucomicrobiia bacterium includes:
- a CDS encoding urease accessory protein UreD, with protein sequence MVAPVTLPPGKAGRAALEVQLVFRKSTVISAFATSPMKLLTPRSRGDSVWACTSSFGGGLVAGDQTSLELQLGPETCCFLGTQASTKVYRNPAALPCGHETRAIVDNGAALVFAPDPVQAFAGASYAQRQEFNLASDANLVLLDWFTSGRAARGERWAFARFSSRNQVNVGGKTVFLDSLALDSADGDLAAPHRTGRFNCLAVLLLVGPKLHDAAQKLLAKVSAAPVPRQAALVFSASPIADGAVLRIAGEHVEAVGRELHKYLAPLNAFLGDDPWARKW encoded by the coding sequence ATGGTAGCGCCCGTCACCCTTCCGCCGGGAAAAGCCGGCCGCGCGGCGCTCGAGGTGCAACTGGTCTTTCGCAAAAGCACCGTGATTTCCGCTTTCGCCACGAGTCCCATGAAACTGCTGACGCCGCGTTCGCGCGGTGACAGCGTGTGGGCCTGCACGAGCAGTTTTGGCGGCGGCCTCGTCGCGGGCGACCAGACGAGTCTGGAACTCCAGCTCGGCCCGGAAACGTGCTGCTTCCTCGGCACGCAGGCTTCCACCAAGGTGTATCGCAATCCCGCCGCGTTGCCTTGCGGCCATGAAACCCGTGCCATCGTCGATAACGGCGCCGCTTTGGTCTTCGCGCCAGACCCCGTGCAGGCCTTCGCCGGGGCCAGCTACGCACAGCGACAGGAATTCAACCTCGCTTCCGATGCGAACCTTGTGTTGCTCGACTGGTTCACCTCCGGTCGCGCGGCGCGCGGCGAACGCTGGGCTTTCGCCCGCTTCAGCAGCCGCAACCAGGTGAACGTCGGCGGCAAAACGGTCTTCCTCGATTCGCTTGCGCTCGATTCCGCTGATGGCGACCTTGCCGCACCGCATCGCACCGGGCGTTTCAACTGCCTCGCCGTGTTGCTGCTCGTCGGGCCGAAGCTCCACGACGCCGCGCAGAAGTTGCTGGCTAAAGTCAGTGCCGCACCCGTGCCGCGCCAGGCCGCTCTGGTTTTTAGCGCCAGCCCGATTGCCGATGGCGCGGTGCTCCGCATCGCCGGCGAGCACGTCGAAGCGGTCGGGCGCGAACTGCACAAATACCTTGCCCCGCTGAACGCGTTCCTCGGCGACGACCCGTGGGCGCGCAAGTGGTGA
- a CDS encoding urease subunit gamma: MHLSPRELDKLTLHQAGFLAQKRLARGVKLNHPEAVALIATVLLESIRDGRSVAELMNLGRQLLGRNQVMSGVPEMIYDVQVEGTFPDGSKLVTVHHPIASENGDLKLALYGSFLPVPELSLFAPAATEPIPGSTEIKDGEIELNARRVTAELAVTNLGDRPIQVGSHYHFIETNGALRFDRAAAYGKRLDIPAGTAVRFEPGETKTVKLVEIAGKKVIRGGNNLASGKVSAAGKKAALKRVKAKGFATT, encoded by the coding sequence ATGCACTTATCCCCTCGCGAACTCGACAAACTGACGCTGCACCAGGCGGGCTTCCTCGCGCAAAAGCGATTGGCCCGCGGCGTAAAACTGAATCATCCCGAAGCCGTCGCGCTCATTGCCACCGTGCTGCTGGAATCCATCCGCGACGGCAGGAGCGTCGCCGAGCTGATGAACCTTGGCCGTCAGTTGCTGGGGCGCAATCAAGTCATGTCCGGCGTGCCCGAGATGATTTACGACGTGCAAGTCGAGGGCACATTTCCCGACGGCTCAAAGCTCGTCACCGTGCATCATCCCATCGCCAGCGAGAATGGTGATTTGAAACTCGCGCTATACGGCAGCTTTCTGCCTGTGCCGGAACTTTCGCTTTTCGCACCCGCCGCTACCGAACCCATTCCCGGTTCGACGGAAATCAAAGATGGCGAGATCGAACTCAACGCCCGTCGTGTTACAGCAGAGTTGGCTGTCACGAATCTTGGCGACCGCCCGATTCAAGTTGGTAGCCACTATCATTTCATCGAGACGAACGGTGCATTGAGGTTCGATCGCGCGGCTGCCTACGGCAAACGCCTCGACATTCCGGCGGGCACAGCCGTTCGCTTTGAACCCGGCGAAACCAAAACTGTGAAGTTGGTTGAAATTGCTGGCAAGAAAGTCATTCGTGGCGGCAACAACCTCGCGAGCGGCAAAGTTTCCGCCGCTGGGAAGAAGGCCGCCTTGAAAAGGGTGAAGGCCAAAGGATTTGCAACCACATAA
- the ureC gene encoding urease subunit alpha, which produces MSHKMKRSHYADMFGPTTGDKVRLGDTSLIAEVEKDFTVYGDECKFGGGKVIREGMGQAAGVGAKDALDCVITNALVLDYTGIYKADIGIKNGLISGIGKAGNPDVMAGVTKGMIVGVTTEVIAGEGLILTAGGLDTHIHFICPQQAHEAIAAGLTTMVGGGTGPAVGTCATTCTPAPNYIREMLRAVDALPLNFGFTGKGNTAMPAGLADQIKAGVIGLKLHEDWGTTPAAIDCCLGIADQHDIQVTIHTDTLNESAFVEGTIAAFKGRTIHTYHSEGAGGGHAPDIIRICGEPNVLPSSTNPTRPYTVNTIDEHLDMLMVCHHLDPNLPEDVAFAESRIRGETIAAEDILHDLGAISMMSSDSQAMGRIGEVITRSWQTADKMKQQRGRLPEEAGDNDNVRIKRYLSKYTINPALAHGMAHVIGSIEVGKLADLVLWKPSMFGAKPEMVIKGGFIAWAQMGDPNASIPTPQPVYMRPMFGAFGRATGATSIAFVSQLAKKANVGKAYGLTKQVVAVKGCRKVGKKDLKWNNAMPKITVDPETYEVRADGELLTCEPAKVLPLAQRYNLF; this is translated from the coding sequence ATGTCCCACAAAATGAAACGCTCCCATTACGCCGACATGTTCGGCCCGACCACCGGCGACAAGGTCCGGCTCGGCGACACTTCGCTCATCGCGGAAGTCGAGAAAGATTTCACGGTTTACGGCGACGAATGCAAATTCGGCGGCGGCAAAGTCATCCGCGAAGGCATGGGCCAGGCCGCGGGCGTCGGCGCGAAGGACGCGCTGGATTGCGTCATCACCAATGCGCTCGTGCTTGATTACACCGGCATCTACAAGGCCGACATCGGCATCAAGAACGGTCTCATCTCCGGCATCGGCAAGGCGGGCAATCCTGATGTGATGGCGGGCGTGACCAAGGGCATGATTGTCGGCGTCACCACGGAAGTCATCGCGGGCGAAGGCCTCATTCTCACCGCGGGCGGGCTCGACACGCACATCCATTTCATTTGCCCACAGCAGGCGCACGAAGCGATTGCCGCCGGTCTCACCACGATGGTTGGCGGCGGCACTGGTCCGGCGGTCGGCACGTGCGCCACGACCTGCACGCCCGCGCCGAATTACATCCGCGAAATGCTCCGCGCGGTGGATGCGTTGCCGTTGAACTTCGGCTTTACCGGCAAAGGCAACACCGCGATGCCCGCCGGTCTCGCGGATCAAATCAAAGCCGGCGTCATCGGCCTCAAGCTTCACGAGGACTGGGGCACGACGCCCGCCGCGATTGATTGCTGCCTCGGCATCGCCGACCAGCACGACATTCAGGTGACGATTCACACCGACACATTAAATGAATCCGCGTTCGTTGAAGGCACAATTGCCGCGTTCAAAGGCCGCACGATTCACACGTATCACAGCGAAGGCGCGGGCGGCGGTCACGCGCCGGACATCATCCGCATCTGCGGCGAGCCGAACGTGCTGCCGAGTTCCACCAACCCGACGCGACCTTACACGGTCAACACGATTGACGAGCACCTCGACATGCTCATGGTCTGCCATCACCTCGATCCGAACCTGCCCGAGGACGTGGCGTTCGCCGAAAGCCGCATTCGCGGCGAGACCATCGCGGCGGAGGACATCCTGCACGACCTGGGCGCAATTAGCATGATGAGTTCGGATTCGCAGGCCATGGGCCGCATCGGCGAAGTCATCACGCGGTCTTGGCAGACGGCGGACAAGATGAAGCAGCAACGCGGTCGTTTGCCCGAGGAAGCCGGCGACAACGACAACGTCCGCATCAAGCGTTACCTCTCCAAATACACCATCAACCCGGCACTGGCGCATGGCATGGCGCACGTCATCGGTTCGATTGAAGTCGGCAAACTTGCGGATTTGGTGCTGTGGAAGCCTTCCATGTTCGGCGCGAAGCCCGAGATGGTGATCAAAGGTGGATTCATCGCGTGGGCGCAGATGGGCGATCCGAACGCGAGCATTCCGACGCCGCAACCGGTTTACATGCGACCGATGTTCGGTGCGTTTGGCCGCGCGACCGGCGCGACGAGCATCGCGTTCGTGAGCCAGCTCGCGAAGAAAGCGAACGTCGGCAAAGCCTACGGCCTGACGAAACAAGTCGTCGCCGTGAAAGGCTGCCGAAAAGTTGGGAAGAAGGATCTCAAGTGGAACAACGCGATGCCGAAGATCACCGTTGATCCGGAAACCTACGAAGTCCGTGCCGACGGCGAATTGCTGACGTGCGAGCCGGCGAAGGTGTTGCCGCTGGCGCAACGGTATAATTTATTTTAG